The genomic interval ACGTCGCCGAGATTCAGCAGGTCGAGATTCACCAACCGCTGTTCGGCGTGGTGCCGCGGCGACTCGTCGGCGTGCTCGGCATCTCGTTTTCGACCGCGGTCGTCACGATGACCGCGTGGGGTCGAGTCGACTGGGCCGACCCCTGGCTCGCGTTCTGTCAGGTAAGCGTGACGTTCGCCGCGATGGCGCTCGGGGGCGCGCTCGGCGACATCCTGCCGGGGTCGTGAGCCCGGTTTCGGGGCCCCGCGGCTTCGTGACGGAGGCGTGTCAGGTCGACACAAAGTATATCAATACAGTGCGGCTATTGGTAGCTGTTCCCACAGCATCTCGTGGTGAGACGTATGAACGAATGCCCACACTGCGGTTCCGACCTGAACCGGCAGACTAACTCCCAGACGTTGCGCAACGGCGACCCCCTCGGCGGGAAGAGCACCGGCTCGGAACTCGTCTCCTGTCCCGACTGCGACGGGGTGATCGACGGCTTCTCGGCCCACTAAACCAGTCCGGCGAGCGCCTCGCGAGCGTTCTCGACCGCGGCCTCCTTCTTGGCGGGATACGCCTCGACCTTCGCGCGCAGCGTGATGCCCTCGCCGAGTTCGACCCGACCGCGGTAGGCCGACTGCTTGTCGAGTCGGAGGAACAGCGAGCAGTTGTCGTCGACCCGGTCGTCGAGTTCGTCGAGCAGGCCCTCCACGTCGGGGAGTTCGGCCACCTTCGAGAGGACGTGGCGCACGTCGTCGGCGTTCTCGACTCGCGCGGAGAGGACCACGATGCGGTCGCCGTGGTAGCCCTCGCTCTCGGCGCGCTCGACCTCGAACTCCTCGGGCAGGAAGGTCCGGAGGGCGTCCTCGACGCGCTTGTCGTCCTCGGTGACGTAACAGAAGGCTCGCAGGTCGACGTAGTGGAAGGGAACTTCGGGCATCGGCGAGTGTACGGAGCGAACTGAAAAGTGGTTACTCCCCGTCGGCCGCTTCGAGCGAGTCCTCGGCGATGCCGGTCTCCTGACCGTCCTCGAAGCTGACGGTGTATGTGGCGTCGCCGAACATCGTCTCCATGACCTGCGTGATCTGGCCCTCTTCGCCGTCGTACTCGCTGTGCTCGTCGTGCAGGATGACGCGGTCGTCTTCCTCGAAGCTCATACCACCGAGTACCGCCGCGGCCGGTAAAAGCGACCCGGTTCGCGGTCGGGGACGCGGTCGGCGGTCGGTCGCTGCGAACGCGGTCGGCGGTCGGGAACGCGGCCGCGTTCCCGACCGCCCGGTCCGCGCGGGACGCGACTGGAGGCCTCCGAGACCGGGGCCTACGAGACTGGGGGCCTACGAGACCAGCATCTCGTCGCGGATCACCGCGGCGAGGTGGCCGACGACGACCCCGACGAAGATGGCGACCGGGAGCAGGAAGATGAGCGCGCCTACCCCGAACAGCAAGGTGAGGAACGTCAGGTCGATCCGCGCATCTATCGGAACCGCCGCGAGGTTCTGCCACATGACCACGCCAGCCGTTGCGAGCGACAGCAACGTACCGCCGAGCGCGGCACCGCCCGTATCGACGTACAGCGACCGGAACCGGCCGCTCGATACTCCGGCGACGACGCCAGCGACGGCCGGGGTCGCGGCGTAGACGCCGGTGGGCGGTTGGACGACTACGAGAAGGGCGGCGAAGACGGCCGCCTGCGCGAGACTGCCGAGTACAATCGGAGCGAGGCTCATTCACCGGGGAATTATCAGGAAGTAAATTTGAATCTTCGGGTGGTTACTGGGGGGAGGGTTCGAAACGGCCGACCGAAGGCTTATTCGGTCGGCCCCAGAACCCTCGAATTATGACCTCCACTCGCACACTTCCCCGCCGTTCGTCGCCAGTCGACCCCCCGACGCGACCGGGGCGATGACGACGGTCGACGACCTCTGGTACCTCGCGACGCGGGCCGAACAGCGGGCCGAGCGGGCCTACCACCGCCTGACCGATTCCCACGACGACTTCCTCGAACGCACCCACCGCCGCCGCGTCTCGCGGCGGCGGTTCCGCACCCTCGCCGAGCGCATCCGCCAGACTGGGTCGCCCTACGGCGCGCACTCGGTGGTCTACCGGCCCTCGGGCGAACTCCTGCTGGTGTGGCACGCGGGCGTCGAGATGTGGGTCGTCCCCGGCGGCGGGGTCCACGAGGGCGAGTCGTTCCGCGAGGCCGCCGAGCGCGAACTCGCCGAGGAGGCGGGGGTCGAGGCCGCCTTCGAGGGGTTGGCGATGCCGATTCGGGTCGCCATCGAGTGCGACGACTACTCGACGTGGGGCGTGCTCCCGCTGTTCGCGGCCCGGGCCGAGACGACCGCGACGCCCACTGTCGCCGACCCCGACGGCGAGGTGACCGACGCCCGGTGGTTCGACGAACTCCCCGAGAACACCCGCGACCGCGAGGACCTGCTGGCGTGGCGCGAGCGCGCGCTGGAGTGACCGGCGTCGATACAGGGAATCGACCGTCGGCGTCGGACACATGGAGACCGGGGTTTATCCGTGTGGCACGCGTAGCCGTCTCACCGCGACCGGGCTTCGACTCCGACGTGATGCGGCCGTCCCTCGATACTCGCGGCCGATACCGAACGACACGACCATGAGCGACGACACGCCACCGCTTCCGAACGGAGTAGAGATAGAACACGACGAAGCGGCGGGTGTCTACCGCCTCCGACACGATTGGACCTGCGACGAACCGATGAGCACCGTGGTCGTGGTCGCGCTCGCGTCTGTGTCCGAGACCGACCCGCTGGAGCTCGACCCGCTCCGGGACGTGCTCGACCCCGACGCGCTCGACGAACTCTTCTCGCCGACTCGCCGGGACGCCGACCGCGACTCCGGCCGGGTCGAGTTCTCGCTGTCGGACCATCGGGTCGTGGTGGACGCGACCGGACACGTCGAGATTCGCCCGCGAACGTAGTCCGAGACCCGTCAGCCGTGCGAGACGCCGTCGCGCTCCTCGGCCTTGAGTCGCCGGAGCGCCGCTCGCGCGTTGCTCGCGTCGTAGCCGAACAGCACGTCCTCGGCGTAGGCGTCGGCGACCTCCGCCGCGTGGATGAGGGCGTCCACGTCCACGTCGACCGCGTAGAGTTCGACGCTGAACGGCGCGTCGAGCGCGTCCTCGAATCCGCTGGCGATGACCTCCAGCCAGTAGGTGGTGGAGTAGGCCATGTCGTACAGCGGGACCACGAACTCGTCGACGTACTCGGCGAGGGCGTCGAGGTCGAGTCCGGCCCGCTCGTAGAGGTGGCCGGGGTACGGGTCGGGGTAGAGCGTGAGGGAGGTCGTTCCGGGAATCCGGTCGGCGGCCTCGGCGACGAACTCGGTGATGACCTCGGCGCGCCACGCGAAGCGGTCGTCGTGCTCGCTGGCTCGCGTGCCTTGTCCGCTCGACTCTTCGGCGGAGCGTTGCTCCGCCCACGCTTCGAACCGCTCGGTACAACGCTCGCAGTGACAGTACTCCGCGCGCGGGAAGCCCACGTCGTCGAGTCGCACGTCGGGGTTGACCTCGGCGCAGTCGGCGACGATTTCGAGGACTCCCTCGCGGTAGTCCTCGCGGGTCGGGCAGACGTACGCCCAGTCGAAGTACTTCACGTCGCGGGTGGCGCGCTCGCCCGACTCCGAGACCGGCGCGAGTTCGGGGTTGGCCTCGACCGCGGCGTTGTCGCCGAAACACGACACCATGTTCACCCCCGACTCGACGGGGTCGGCCGCCCGGCCGGTCACGTCCTTGACCTCGTAGAAGCCCCGGTCGAACTCCGGCCACGCCAGTTCCTCCTCGTTGCGCGTGACGACGCCGTACATACCGCCCGGTTGGTCGGCCGACCGGGTAAGTCGTTCGCTCCGCGGTTCGAGGTCGGGGACGACCGGTCAGTCGTCCTCCGAGCCCCCATCTTCGCCGTCTTCGCCGTCCTCGTCTCCGTCGTCCTCGCCGTCTGCGTCGTCCTCGCCGTCTCCGTCGGACTCCCCGTCGTCGCTCTGCTCGGCAGCGTCCTCGGAGACCGACTCGACCGACCAGTCGTTGGCTTCGCCGTCGATGACCAGCGCCTCGCCGACGGTGCCGTTCTCGACGTCGATATCGGGTCGGTCCTCGCCCGCGGTCGGCGAGAAGTCCTCGGGGTCCTCGGCTTCGGAGCCGAGCGACGCGTTCTCCTCCATCGTCGCCGCGTCGACGACTATCGTGTCGATGACCACGCCCGAGACGGTCTGGTTCTGCGTCCACTGGCGGTCGATGGTCCGGTCCCGGACGTCGGGGTCGAAGAACTCCCCGCCCGGCACGTCGAGGACCGACCTGTTGCGCACGACCAGCGTCTTTGCGGTCACGTTCTGGAGTCGCCCGCGGTCGATGACGAACTCGCCGACCGTCACGTTCTCGAGCGTGACGTTCTCGCGGGTCCCCTCGGGCGTGGTCGCGTTCCGGATGCGGACCTCCTCGACCGTCGCGTTCTGGACCGTCGAGTCCCGGAGCAACCACGTACTTATCGTCACGTTGTCGATGGACACTTCGTAGTCCTGTGCCGCGTTCCGCGGCGCGTCGTCGGCGTCTGCGTCGGTTACCGCGTGGTCGAGACCCGCGACCGAGTCGCCGACGCCCGCGACCACCCCGACCCCCGCGAGCGCGACCGCCACGGACAGGGCGATGGCGAGGAGTGCTCTCGTGTTCATTCCCCCGGAACGTACTTCCACACGAAAGATAAACGAAGCCGACCGTTCCGACAGTTCACCGAGGTAACACCGCGTTTCGGCCGGGTAGACCCCGCTTATTCGACGCTGATGTGGGCGGCGATGTCGTCGCGCACGATGGTCTCGCAGTACTCACACCGCACGCCGTCTGCGAGCACGTCGAACTTGGTCTCGACGGGTTCGTCGGCGTTCGTGATACAGTTGTGGTTCGGACACGACAGCACGCCGACCACCCGGTCGGGGCGTTCGAGGTGCTGTTTCTCGGCGACCTCGTACTCGCGGATGATGTTGATGGTCGACTCGGGCGCGATGAGCGACAGCACGTCCACCTCGTCCTGACTCAGTTCGCGGCCCTCGACCTTCACGATGTCCTTGTGGCTCATCCGGTCGCTGGGGACGTTCATCCCCACGCTGACGGTCTCGTCGCCCGACCCGTCGATGCCGAGGATGGCGAGGACGTTGAGCGCCTGTCCAGCGCGGATGTGGTCGATGACGGTGCCGTTTCGAATCTTACTGACGCGGAGTTCGTGGTCGCTCATTCCTGGGCCTCCAGCATGAGGTCGAGCAGTGCCATCCGGACGGGGACGCCGTTGTGGGCCTGCTCGAAGTAGTTCGCGTACTCGGTGTCGTCGACCTCTGGCGCAATCTCGTCGACTCGCGGGAGCGGGTGCATCACGGTGAGGTCGTCGCTGGCGTCTTCGAGCGTTTCGAGGTCGATGCCGTACTCGCCCGCGATTTCCTGGTACTCGTTCTCGTCGGGGAACCGCTCGCGCTGAATGCGCGTGACGTACAGCACGTCCAGCGACGGCAGGACGGCTTCGAGGTCGGTGTGTTCCCGGACGTTCGCGCCCGACTCGTGGAGGTCGTACCGGACGCTCCGCGGAAGCTTCAGGCTCTCGGGGCTCACGAAGTGCTGGTCGGCGTCGAAGTTGGTCAGCGCGTGGGCCAGCGAGTGGACCGTCCGGCCGTACTTCAGGTCGCCCATGATACCGACGGTGAGGTCGTCGAGTCCGGCCGCCTCCCGGATGGTGTAGAGGTCGAGCAGGGTCTGGGTCGGGTGGTGGCCCGCGCCGTCTCCGGCGTTGAGCAGGGGCACGTCCACGAAGTCGCCGACCATCTTGGCCGCGCCCTGACTCGGGTGGCGCAGGACGAGCGCGTCGGCGTACCCCTCCACCACGCGGGCGGTGTCGGCGAGGCTCTCGCCCTTCTTGACCGACGAGGACTCGACCGATCCCATGTCGACGGTGTCGCCCCCGAGTCGCTTGATGGCGGTCTCGAAGCTCATCTTGGTCCGGGTGCTCGGCTCGAAGAAGCAGAGACCGAGCAACGCCGTCGGGTGGCGGTCGGCGAACGCGGCCGGGTCGGCGTCGATCTCGGCCGCCCGGTCGAGGACTTCCTCGATGTCCTCCCGGGAGAGCTGTTTCGTGGTCACGAGGTGGTCGTGGCGCATCGGTTCAGTATGGGTGGGGGAACGTTCTTGAATCTCTCGGAGTGCGGTCGGGACTCGATGTGCACGTACGTGGTACAATTCGGTCTCTGGAGTGCGGTGGTGCGGGCTCCGGAGTGCGGTGGTGCGGGCTCCGGAGTGCGGTGGTGCGGGCCCCGGAGGGACCACCGCCGACGCGCTCGCCGGGCGAACGTTCAAGTACCGGGACGGGACCAACTCGGGGTGGACGCTCTGTATCGGTTCCCCGACCGGTCTCGGCCGAGGGGACCACCAGTCCGAGTAGCCCGCGAGACGCGCCCGCCGGGCGCGTCTCGCGGGCCGAGCCTATTTGGCCGACCCGCGAGTAGCACCGGGTGTGCCGACCGCCTACATCACCGCGCCGCCCGACGAGGCGGCCGACATCGCCGAACTGCTCGTCGAGGAGCGCCTCGCGGCCTGCGTCAATCGCTTCCCCTGCTCGTCCGTCTACCGGTGGGACGGCGAGGTCCACCGCGACGACGAGGTGGTCCTGCTGGCGAAGACCACCGAGGGGGCCTACGACCGGCTCGTCGAACGGGTCGAGGAGAGCCATCCCTACGACGTGCCCTGCATCGAGCGCTTCGAGGAGTTCGACGCGCTCGACTCCTTCGGCGAGTGGCGGGAGGACGCGGTCGAGTGAGGCGGGAATGGCGACTGTTCGATCTGATGGAACGTCGAGAGGGTCTAGCGTGGTGAACGTCGAGAGGGTCTAGCGACTCCCGGTACCGAGGGGGACCGCACGGCACCGCGACCGCAGGCCACACGCCTCCCCAACCGATTGCGGTCCTCGGTCGGTCGCTCCCTCCGGTCGCTCCCTTCTGCGGTCCTCATCCCTCGCGCGCTGATGGCGCGAGATGAACTCGCGCCAGCGCGCGCCGAGGTGGGAACGTCGGTCGTGTCGAAAACGGTAGCTGTCGGTCGTGTGGAAAACGATAGGGGCACCCCCGTCACCGAAGGTCGTCCAGCACCGAGAGCGTCCCCGCCGAATACGACTCCTCCAGCACGACGTCGGCGGCCCGCTTGGCTTTCTCGTCGGCGTTCGCGACCGCGTACGACTCCCCGGCGACGCCGAAAGTCGAGACGTCGTTCTCCGAGTCGCCGATGGCGACGAACTCCTCGGGGTCGCGGTCGAGGAGCCGCGCGACCGACCTCAGTCCCCGGCCCTTCGCGACGCCGGGCGACTTGACGTGGTAGGCGAAGCCGGTGTCCACCACCTCCAGTCCGTGTTCGGACGCGAGCTCTTCGAGCGGACCGAGGGGCTGGTCGCGCGCGACCGCGACCTCGGTCTCGCGCCACCGGTTGGTGAGGTCGGCGGGGCCCCACCCGAGGTCGTGGCCCGCCTCGACGTACGCCTCGGCGACCCGCCGGGCGGCCTCGCCGTCGCCGTTCCGGGTCACCTCCCCGCGCGCGAGGACGATGCCGCCGTTCTCGGCGATGACGTTCTGCTCTACGTACAGGAAGTGACACAGCGCGACCGGGTAGGGGAACGCCTTCCCGGTCGCGACGACCACCGGGGCGTCCCACGCCGGGAGCACGTCGAAGAAGCGCGGGTCGATGGAGTCGTCCGGCCGGGTCATCGTGCCGTCGATGTCGAGGACGAGCGGCGGGGTCATGGCTCACCGAAGGCGGGTCGGCCACTAAAACCGGTCGGACCGAGGGGCCGACTCACTCGTCGCCCCCGTCGCGCGCCCAGTCGCGCGAGCGCTCGACCGCCTCCCGCCAGCGGTCGTGCTTCGCGTCGACCTCCGACTCGGTCATCTCCGGGACGAACTCGCGGTCGACCCGCCAGTTGGCCCGGAGCCGTTCGAGGTCGTCCCAGTAGCCGACCGCGAGCCCCGCGGCGTAGGCCGCCCCGAGCGCAGTGGTCTCGTCGACCTCGGGCCTGACGATGTCGGTACCGACGACGTCGGCCTGGAGCTGACACAGGAAGTTGTTCTTGACCGCGCCGCCGTCGACCTTCAGGTCGGTCAGTTCGATGCCCGAGTCGGCGACCATCGCTTCGGCCACGTCGCGGGTCTGGTACGCGATGGCTTCGAGGGTGGCCCGGACGAGGTGCTCGCGGCGGGTGCCCCGCGTCAGCCCGACGATTGTGCCCCGGGCGCGGGGGTCCCAGTGGGGCGCGCCGAGGCCGGTGAACGCCGGGACCACGTAGACGCCGTCGGTCGAGTCGACGCTCCGGGCCAGCGTCTCGGTCTCGCTCGGGTCGGAGACGAGCGAGACGTCTTCGAGCCACTGGATTGCCGCGCCGGTCGCGAAGATGGAGCCTTCGAGGGCGTACCGGACCGGTTCGCCCGACCGCTGGAAGCCGACGGTGGTGAGCAGGCCGTGGTCGCTCTCGACGGCCTCCTTGCCCGTGTTCATCAGGAAGAAGCTCCCCGTCCCGTAGGTGTTCTTGGCGTCGCCCGGGTCGAAGCAGGTCTGGCCGAACAGCGCGGCCTGCTGGTCGCCGAGCGCCCCCGCGACCGGGACCGCCGCGCCGAGGAACCCCTCGGGGTCGGTGGTGCCGTAGTAGTCCTCGTCGCTTGAGGGCCGGACCTCCGGGAGGCAGGCCCGCGGTACGTCGAACTCCGCGAGCAGGTCGTCGTCCCACGCCAGTTCGTGGATGTCGAACAGCAGGGTCCGGGAGGCGTTGGTCACGTCGGTGACGTGCTCGCCGGTGAGGTTGTATATCAGCCACGAGTCCATCGTTCCGAACAGGATTTCGCCGTCTTCGGCGCGCTCGCGGAGGTCGGCCGGTCGCGCGCGCTGAGTCTTGATGGGGTCGGCGTTCTCCAGCAACCACTCGGCCTTGGTCGCCGAGAAGTAGGCGTCGGGCTGGAGGCCGGTCTTCGCGCGAATCTCGTCGGCCTTGCCCGTCTCCTCCAGTTCCTCGACGCGGTCGGTCGTCCGGCGGTCCTGCCAGACGATGGCGTCGTGAACCGGCCTGCCGGTGTCGGCGTCCCACAGCAGGGTGGTCTCGCGCTGGTTCGTCACGCCGATAGCCGCGAGTCGGTCGGCAGGAATATCCGCCGCGTCGAGAGCCTCGCCGACGACCGACTCGACGTTCTCCCAGATTTCGAGGGGGTCGTGTTCGACCCACCCGGCTTTGGGGTACTTCTGCTCGTGGGTCTCGTAGGCGTTGGCGACGACCGCACCGTCGCGGTCGAACACCATGAATCGGGTACCGGTGGTCCCCTGGTCGATGGCACCGACGTAGCTCTCGGTCATGCATGCTGGTGTGTCGTCGGACGTGATAACGATGGGTGTCGGGTCGGTCGCTCGGAACGACTCGTC from Halorussus salilacus carries:
- a CDS encoding RNA-binding protein; amino-acid sequence: MPEVPFHYVDLRAFCYVTEDDKRVEDALRTFLPEEFEVERAESEGYHGDRIVVLSARVENADDVRHVLSKVAELPDVEGLLDELDDRVDDNCSLFLRLDKQSAYRGRVELGEGITLRAKVEAYPAKKEAAVENAREALAGLV
- a CDS encoding DUF1918 domain-containing protein, which encodes MSFEEDDRVILHDEHSEYDGEEGQITQVMETMFGDATYTVSFEDGQETGIAEDSLEAADGE
- a CDS encoding NUDIX domain-containing protein; the protein is MTTVDDLWYLATRAEQRAERAYHRLTDSHDDFLERTHRRRVSRRRFRTLAERIRQTGSPYGAHSVVYRPSGELLLVWHAGVEMWVVPGGGVHEGESFREAAERELAEEAGVEAAFEGLAMPIRVAIECDDYSTWGVLPLFAARAETTATPTVADPDGEVTDARWFDELPENTRDREDLLAWRERALE
- a CDS encoding HalOD1 output domain-containing protein yields the protein MSDDTPPLPNGVEIEHDEAAGVYRLRHDWTCDEPMSTVVVVALASVSETDPLELDPLRDVLDPDALDELFSPTRRDADRDSGRVEFSLSDHRVVVDATGHVEIRPRT
- the pyrI gene encoding aspartate carbamoyltransferase regulatory subunit, producing the protein MSDHELRVSKIRNGTVIDHIRAGQALNVLAILGIDGSGDETVSVGMNVPSDRMSHKDIVKVEGRELSQDEVDVLSLIAPESTINIIREYEVAEKQHLERPDRVVGVLSCPNHNCITNADEPVETKFDVLADGVRCEYCETIVRDDIAAHISVE
- the pyrB gene encoding aspartate carbamoyltransferase — encoded protein: MRHDHLVTTKQLSREDIEEVLDRAAEIDADPAAFADRHPTALLGLCFFEPSTRTKMSFETAIKRLGGDTVDMGSVESSSVKKGESLADTARVVEGYADALVLRHPSQGAAKMVGDFVDVPLLNAGDGAGHHPTQTLLDLYTIREAAGLDDLTVGIMGDLKYGRTVHSLAHALTNFDADQHFVSPESLKLPRSVRYDLHESGANVREHTDLEAVLPSLDVLYVTRIQRERFPDENEYQEIAGEYGIDLETLEDASDDLTVMHPLPRVDEIAPEVDDTEYANYFEQAHNGVPVRMALLDLMLEAQE
- the cutA gene encoding divalent-cation tolerance protein CutA, which gives rise to MPTAYITAPPDEAADIAELLVEERLAACVNRFPCSSVYRWDGEVHRDDEVVLLAKTTEGAYDRLVERVEESHPYDVPCIERFEEFDALDSFGEWREDAVE
- a CDS encoding phosphoglycolate phosphatase, with protein sequence MTPPLVLDIDGTMTRPDDSIDPRFFDVLPAWDAPVVVATGKAFPYPVALCHFLYVEQNVIAENGGIVLARGEVTRNGDGEAARRVAEAYVEAGHDLGWGPADLTNRWRETEVAVARDQPLGPLEELASEHGLEVVDTGFAYHVKSPGVAKGRGLRSVARLLDRDPEEFVAIGDSENDVSTFGVAGESYAVANADEKAKRAADVVLEESYSAGTLSVLDDLR